A genomic window from Prochlorococcus sp. RS04 includes:
- a CDS encoding FAD-binding protein, with amino-acid sequence MKNNSLLEVPNINSKDAKLKKLIYDVDESLFYEDNYSNVEFEHLCVCSGGTTSSCAKNGFTTLDLRKNYNKIHLDRKTNLVTIGGGVIMGDLVNHLQKHNRSFPIGLSKLPGAGYILTGGVSPLSRAYGLAIDNIESIKGFLGNGTFISLKKNQINPKEQLIWEAIKGAAPFFSIITEIELKTIQSNPIKVIEGYVNLNELSEIIKLSEEFPENISLQWIYAQKIYIYIFAELNNLEDKRTEENLMLLDKFPALEKQFYENFNKINFFPKELNLYDLNANNHSEVISLLGEDLKNDIPIFIKCLSEIMENKPNNSCYVASQQLGGKTKKLNHGASFFVHRKSTWKPWIYASWKKNDLQEKEAALEWIYKSWSKLKRFYPNIHLAQLHNHLNSHDEEITLAFGNRMTELKTLKNIFDPQGILPPL; translated from the coding sequence GTGAAAAATAATAGTTTACTTGAAGTTCCAAATATCAACTCAAAAGATGCAAAATTAAAGAAATTAATTTATGACGTTGATGAGTCCTTATTTTATGAGGATAATTATTCTAATGTAGAATTCGAGCACCTTTGCGTATGTAGTGGAGGTACAACCTCTAGCTGTGCAAAAAATGGTTTTACAACTCTTGATCTAAGAAAAAATTACAACAAAATTCACCTAGATAGAAAAACCAATTTAGTGACAATTGGAGGTGGAGTAATAATGGGGGATCTAGTAAATCATTTACAAAAACATAATCGAAGTTTTCCAATCGGACTTTCTAAACTTCCTGGAGCAGGCTATATACTCACTGGTGGAGTAAGCCCGCTCAGTAGAGCATACGGATTAGCTATTGATAATATTGAATCAATAAAAGGTTTCTTGGGAAATGGCACATTTATCTCTTTAAAAAAAAATCAAATAAATCCAAAAGAACAATTGATTTGGGAAGCAATTAAAGGCGCAGCACCCTTCTTTTCAATTATTACTGAAATAGAACTTAAGACTATCCAATCTAATCCAATAAAGGTTATTGAAGGATATGTAAATCTAAATGAACTTTCAGAAATAATAAAACTATCAGAAGAATTTCCAGAAAATATTAGTCTTCAATGGATTTATGCCCAAAAAATTTATATATATATTTTTGCTGAGCTTAATAATTTAGAGGATAAAAGAACAGAAGAAAACTTAATGCTTCTAGACAAATTTCCTGCTCTAGAAAAACAATTTTATGAAAACTTTAACAAAATTAATTTTTTTCCAAAGGAATTGAATTTATATGATCTGAATGCAAATAACCATTCTGAGGTAATTAGTCTTCTTGGAGAAGATTTAAAAAATGATATCCCAATTTTTATAAAATGTTTGAGTGAAATAATGGAAAATAAACCTAATAATTCCTGTTATGTTGCTTCTCAACAATTAGGTGGCAAAACTAAAAAGTTAAATCATGGAGCAAGCTTTTTTGTTCATAGAAAAAGTACTTGGAAACCATGGATATATGCATCATGGAAAAAAAATGATCTTCAAGAAAAAGAAGCCGCTCTGGAATGGATTTATAAATCATGGAGCAAGCTAAAAAGGTTTTATCCGAATATTCACTTAGCCCAATTGCATAATCATTTGAATTCTCATGACGAAGAAATTACATTAGCCTTTGGAAATAGAATGACCGAATTGAAAACTTTAAAGAATATTTTTGACCCACAAGGTATTTTGCCTCCTCTATGA
- a CDS encoding SulP family inorganic anion transporter translates to MSNFSRYLSKNWLDDPKSNILSGLVVAFAMIPEAIAFSGIAGVDPKVGLFGAFCLSITIAIVGGRRGMITSATGSTALLMTGLVAYGESQAPGLGVPYLIAAGILTGIFQILWGYLRLAYQMRFVPTGVLSGFVNALALLIFQAQLPQLGIGIKESKELVEQTISQYPINSQIPVVWILVILGLVIIYGLPKITKVVPSQLIAIVVITLISIFFNLDVPTVSDLGKLPDGLPSISLPFGSIENGKVPFSLETLGIILPTSLAISLVGLMETFLTQDILDDVTDTSSNKNKEARGQGIANIVASLFGGMAGCALVGQSVMNTENGGKSRLSTLSSGISLLIMIILLKSWIGAIPMAALVAIMITIAISTADINGLKNIRKIPKSDTAVMLMTFSVTMLTKPHNLALGVIAGVALAAILFSRKVAKVITVSRAKENNLTTYKVKGQLFFVSKIYFLQGFDIHEHPENIVIDMSLAHIWDQSGVVALEQIIRKFQNGGSKVEIVGLNKESLNLFERLGGIESAH, encoded by the coding sequence ATGTCAAATTTCTCAAGATATTTATCTAAAAATTGGTTAGATGATCCAAAGTCAAATATTCTCTCTGGCTTAGTTGTAGCTTTTGCAATGATCCCAGAAGCAATTGCTTTTTCAGGTATAGCTGGTGTAGATCCTAAAGTTGGCCTTTTTGGTGCATTTTGCCTATCTATAACGATTGCCATTGTTGGAGGTAGAAGGGGGATGATCACTTCAGCCACAGGTTCAACAGCTCTTTTAATGACTGGACTTGTTGCTTATGGAGAATCACAAGCTCCTGGATTAGGAGTCCCATATCTCATTGCAGCTGGAATATTAACTGGAATTTTCCAAATTCTTTGGGGATACTTAAGGCTTGCCTACCAAATGCGATTCGTTCCAACAGGAGTATTAAGTGGATTTGTAAATGCATTGGCACTTTTAATATTTCAAGCACAACTACCTCAGTTAGGAATAGGGATTAAAGAATCAAAAGAATTAGTTGAACAAACTATCAGTCAATATCCAATTAACTCTCAGATTCCAGTAGTTTGGATTCTTGTAATCCTAGGATTAGTAATTATCTATGGACTTCCAAAAATCACAAAAGTAGTCCCATCTCAACTTATCGCAATAGTAGTAATTACTCTTATAAGCATATTTTTTAATCTAGATGTCCCAACAGTTAGCGATTTGGGTAAATTACCTGATGGATTGCCAAGTATTTCTCTTCCTTTTGGATCAATAGAAAATGGGAAAGTACCTTTTAGTCTTGAAACATTAGGGATAATTTTACCGACTTCACTTGCAATATCTCTCGTAGGTTTAATGGAAACCTTTTTAACTCAAGACATTTTAGACGATGTAACTGATACAAGTTCTAATAAAAATAAAGAAGCAAGAGGACAGGGAATCGCAAATATTGTGGCATCCTTATTTGGTGGAATGGCAGGATGTGCCTTGGTTGGGCAATCTGTTATGAATACTGAGAATGGTGGTAAATCTAGATTATCAACCCTCTCCTCAGGTATATCTCTACTAATTATGATTATCCTCTTGAAGTCTTGGATTGGAGCAATCCCAATGGCTGCTTTAGTAGCAATCATGATAACGATCGCAATAAGTACAGCAGATATAAATGGATTAAAAAATATTAGAAAGATACCTAAAAGCGATACTGCAGTCATGCTTATGACTTTCTCAGTTACTATGCTTACAAAACCTCATAATCTTGCGCTTGGAGTTATTGCAGGAGTTGCATTAGCTGCAATTCTTTTCAGCAGAAAAGTTGCAAAAGTTATAACTGTCTCAAGAGCAAAAGAAAATAATTTAACTACCTATAAAGTAAAAGGACAATTATTTTTTGTAAGTAAAATTTATTTTTTACAAGGATTTGATATTCATGAACATCCAGAAAATATTGTAATTGATATGTCTTTAGCTCATATTTGGGATCAAAGTGGCGTTGTTGCTCTTGAGCAAATTATTAGAAAATTCCAGAATGGTGGATCTAAAGTTGAAATTGTAGGATTAAATAAAGAAAGTCTTAACCTATTTGAAAGACTAGGTGGTATTGAAAGCGCTCATTGA
- a CDS encoding homoserine O-succinyltransferase, giving the protein MALIIPSNYHKISDVEKNHISWIEPELAKRQDIRPLRIGILNIMPLGKQYEFNLLHPLGLSPLQIEPVWIKLKTHSYKTWDLNHLNNLYITWEEANNPEPLDGIIITGAPIEHLAFEEVKYWDEFVKIVNEARNSCASTLGLCWAGFALAYLAGVDKQVFDRKLFGVFPLKSLVPGHPLMGTQDDEFICPQSRFAGLPDLEMEKAQKEGKLNLLAYGENVGYTIFESNDQKQLMHLGHPEYTVHRIISEIERDKEKGDVPPPENFDLNSSKTAWRSHRNLLFQQWLWFCYQQVSLN; this is encoded by the coding sequence TTGGCTTTAATAATTCCTAGTAACTATCACAAGATTAGTGATGTCGAGAAAAATCATATATCTTGGATAGAACCAGAATTGGCAAAAAGACAGGATATACGTCCTCTTAGGATTGGTATTTTAAATATCATGCCTCTTGGCAAACAGTATGAATTTAACTTACTACATCCACTTGGTTTATCTCCTCTTCAAATTGAGCCAGTTTGGATAAAGCTTAAAACTCACTCTTATAAAACATGGGATCTTAATCATCTAAATAATCTATACATAACTTGGGAAGAAGCAAATAATCCAGAACCGTTAGATGGAATCATTATTACTGGAGCACCTATTGAGCACCTAGCCTTTGAGGAGGTTAAGTATTGGGATGAATTTGTGAAAATTGTAAATGAAGCCAGAAATTCTTGTGCGAGTACTCTTGGATTATGTTGGGCTGGCTTTGCTCTGGCTTATTTGGCAGGGGTTGATAAGCAAGTTTTTGATAGGAAATTATTTGGGGTATTCCCTTTAAAAAGTCTTGTTCCTGGACACCCTTTGATGGGTACACAAGATGATGAATTTATTTGTCCTCAAAGTAGATTTGCTGGATTACCAGATTTGGAAATGGAGAAGGCCCAAAAAGAAGGGAAATTGAATTTGTTGGCATATGGAGAAAACGTTGGATATACAATATTTGAATCTAATGATCAAAAACAACTTATGCATTTAGGTCATCCTGAGTATACGGTGCATAGAATTATTAGTGAAATTGAAAGAGACAAAGAAAAGGGAGATGTTCCTCCACCTGAAAATTTTGATCTAAATAGTTCAAAAACAGCTTGGAGATCTCATAGGAATTTACTTTTTCAGCAATGGCTTTGGTTTTGTTATCAACAAGTTAGTCTTAATTAA
- a CDS encoding O-acetylhomoserine aminocarboxypropyltransferase/cysteine synthase family protein, translating to MSNQKFETLQLHAGQVPDPTTNSRAVPIYQTSSYVFDNAEHGANLFGLKEFGNIYTRLMNPTTDVFEKRMAALEGGMAALATSSGQAAQFLAIVNCMTAGDNFVSTSFLYGGTYNQFKVQFPRLGIEVKFADGDSIDSFRNKIDDKTKAIYVESMGNPRFNIPDFEGLSALAKENGIPLIVDNTLGAGGALIRPIDFGADVVVESATKWIGGHGTSIGGVIVDAGTFDWGNGKFPLMSEPSAAYHGLVHWDAFGFGSDICKSLGVPDNRNIAFALRARLECLRDWGSAQSPFNSFLLLQGLETLSLRIERQTSNALELAKWLDTNSNVSSVNYPGLESDPYYSSAKKYTTGRGMGCMLMFSLNGGYENAVKFIDSLKLASHLANVGDSKTLVIHPASTTHQQLSEEEQLSAGVTPTMVRVSVGIEHIDDIKADFEQALSQIT from the coding sequence TTGAGCAACCAAAAGTTCGAGACGCTTCAGTTACATGCAGGCCAAGTGCCTGATCCAACTACAAATTCTAGAGCAGTTCCCATTTATCAAACTAGTTCCTATGTTTTTGACAATGCCGAGCATGGCGCGAATCTTTTTGGATTAAAAGAATTTGGAAATATTTATACTCGACTTATGAATCCCACCACAGATGTCTTTGAAAAAAGGATGGCAGCTTTGGAGGGAGGTATGGCAGCACTTGCAACATCCTCAGGTCAAGCTGCTCAATTCCTGGCAATCGTGAACTGCATGACAGCAGGGGATAATTTTGTCTCTACATCTTTTTTATATGGTGGGACCTACAATCAATTTAAAGTACAATTTCCAAGATTAGGAATAGAAGTTAAATTTGCTGATGGTGATAGTATCGATAGTTTTAGAAATAAAATTGATGATAAAACCAAAGCAATATATGTTGAATCAATGGGAAATCCTAGGTTCAACATTCCAGATTTTGAGGGACTCTCTGCTTTGGCGAAGGAAAATGGAATTCCTCTAATAGTGGATAATACCCTTGGTGCTGGCGGTGCTTTAATAAGACCAATTGATTTTGGAGCCGATGTTGTTGTGGAAAGTGCAACGAAATGGATCGGTGGACATGGAACAAGCATCGGTGGGGTTATTGTTGATGCCGGAACCTTTGATTGGGGAAATGGTAAATTCCCACTAATGAGTGAGCCAAGCGCTGCTTATCATGGGCTCGTTCATTGGGATGCTTTTGGATTCGGTAGTGATATCTGCAAATCTTTGGGAGTACCTGATAACAGAAATATAGCTTTTGCTTTAAGAGCAAGACTTGAATGCCTTAGAGACTGGGGGTCAGCTCAAAGTCCTTTTAATTCTTTCTTGCTATTGCAGGGTTTGGAAACTCTAAGTTTAAGAATAGAAAGACAAACTTCTAATGCTCTTGAATTAGCAAAATGGTTAGATACTAATTCTAATGTAAGTAGTGTTAATTATCCTGGCCTAGAATCTGATCCATATTACTCTAGTGCCAAAAAATATACTACTGGAAGGGGAATGGGTTGCATGCTTATGTTCTCCCTAAATGGGGGTTATGAAAATGCAGTAAAATTTATTGATTCCTTAAAATTGGCGAGCCACCTTGCTAACGTGGGTGATTCAAAAACATTAGTAATTCATCCTGCTTCAACAACTCATCAGCAATTATCTGAAGAAGAACAATTATCTGCAGGTGTGACTCCTACAATGGTAAGAGTTTCTGTAGGAATCGAACATATTGATGATATAAAAGCAGATTTCGAACAAGCACTTTCACAAATCACATAG
- the stpA gene encoding glucosylglycerol 3-phosphatase — MENMASNLNEQKQLISSKNILFIQDIDGVCIPLVKDPMTRELESKYIYAVKKFAEEFFVLTCGEHEGPRGVNRIIERSLRSTTEPKNKELYLRGLAACGVEYQDSNGEISFEGVSEKELSFLSKVPSLIRPKFNHIVKNIFPGLSQEDINFHAVKSICETRFSPTINFNSLFDLVHEDSHKRKLIQISFEKMMNEIILKAESEGLKNSFFLHISPNLGNKNGRETIKLSSQDDIGSTDIQLLIKGAVKDSGVLFLLNKFITDKTGKAPFGRNFNFKNSPNSITEKIDLCKRTIQKEDMPLIVGVGDTVTSKKNNDEKSYSRGGSDRSFLELIQILGNEFGINNKIIFVDSSSGEVERPSTKKTGLIGISDVHDNLKFDIIFKNGPKEYISWFIELANQRSNFKKNS; from the coding sequence ATGGAAAATATGGCAAGTAATTTAAATGAACAAAAACAATTAATTTCTTCTAAAAATATCTTATTTATTCAAGACATTGACGGAGTTTGTATTCCTTTAGTTAAAGATCCAATGACTAGAGAATTAGAATCAAAATATATCTATGCAGTAAAAAAATTTGCCGAGGAATTCTTTGTATTAACTTGCGGGGAACATGAAGGTCCAAGAGGAGTTAACAGAATAATAGAGAGAAGTTTAAGGAGCACTACTGAGCCTAAAAACAAAGAACTATATTTAAGAGGTTTAGCTGCCTGTGGAGTAGAGTATCAAGACAGTAATGGTGAAATAAGTTTTGAAGGAGTCTCAGAAAAAGAACTAAGTTTTTTATCTAAAGTACCTAGTTTAATAAGACCAAAATTTAATCATATAGTTAAGAATATTTTTCCTGGACTAAGCCAAGAGGATATCAATTTTCACGCAGTAAAATCAATATGTGAAACACGCTTCTCGCCAACTATTAATTTCAATAGTCTATTTGATTTAGTTCATGAAGATTCTCATAAAAGAAAGCTTATTCAAATTAGTTTTGAAAAAATGATGAATGAAATCATTTTAAAAGCTGAATCCGAAGGCCTCAAAAACTCATTTTTCCTTCATATTTCACCAAATTTAGGTAATAAAAATGGTAGAGAAACAATTAAACTTTCTTCTCAAGATGATATCGGATCAACAGACATACAATTACTTATTAAAGGAGCAGTTAAAGATTCTGGAGTTTTATTTCTTTTAAATAAATTTATTACGGATAAAACTGGTAAAGCTCCTTTTGGAAGAAATTTTAATTTTAAAAACTCTCCAAATTCTATTACGGAAAAAATTGATTTATGCAAAAGAACTATTCAAAAAGAAGATATGCCGTTGATTGTAGGAGTTGGTGACACAGTCACATCAAAAAAAAATAATGATGAAAAAAGTTATTCAAGAGGAGGAAGTGACAGGTCTTTTCTAGAATTAATACAAATATTAGGTAATGAATTTGGGATTAATAATAAGATAATTTTTGTAGATAGTAGTTCTGGTGAAGTTGAAAGACCCTCTACAAAAAAAACTGGTTTAATAGGGATCAGTGATGTTCATGACAACTTGAAATTTGACATAATTTTTAAAAATGGTCCGAAAGAATACATAAGTTGGTTTATTGAACTTGCTAATCAGAGATCAAACTTTAAAAAAAATAGTTGA